One region of Catenuloplanes indicus genomic DNA includes:
- a CDS encoding response regulator transcription factor, translating into MAATQTEARLLVVEDDPNILELLSASLRFAGFDVATAVSGSAAVAAARDRRPDLVVLDVMLPDLDGFEVIKLMREGGTRTPVVFLTARDATDDKIRGLTLGGDDYVTKPFSLEELTARIRAVLRRTSATAEESSRLTFADLELDEETHEVYRAGSRVQLSPTEFKLLRYLMLNANRVLSKAQILDHVWNYDFRGDDNIVESYISYLRRKVDTTQPRLIHTLRGVGYVLRKPAQ; encoded by the coding sequence ATGGCCGCAACACAGACTGAGGCGCGACTGCTCGTCGTCGAGGACGACCCGAACATCCTGGAGCTGCTGTCGGCCAGCCTGCGTTTCGCGGGCTTTGACGTCGCGACCGCGGTGAGTGGTAGCGCGGCGGTGGCGGCAGCCCGGGATCGGCGGCCGGACCTGGTCGTGCTCGATGTGATGTTGCCGGATCTGGATGGCTTCGAGGTCATCAAGCTGATGCGGGAGGGCGGCACGCGGACGCCGGTGGTCTTCCTGACGGCGCGGGACGCGACCGATGACAAGATCCGTGGGCTGACGCTGGGTGGCGACGACTACGTGACGAAGCCGTTCAGCCTGGAGGAGCTGACCGCGCGGATCCGGGCGGTGCTGCGCCGGACCAGCGCGACGGCCGAGGAAAGTTCCCGCCTGACCTTCGCGGACCTGGAGCTGGACGAGGAGACGCACGAGGTCTACCGGGCAGGGAGCCGGGTGCAGCTGTCGCCGACCGAGTTCAAGCTGCTGCGCTACCTGATGCTGAACGCGAACCGGGTGCTCTCCAAGGCGCAGATCCTGGACCACGTGTGGAACTACGACTTCCGCGGTGACGACAACATCGTCGAGTCGTACATCTCCTACCTGCGGCGCAAGGTCGACACCACGCAGCCGCGGCTGATCCACACGCTGCGCGGGGTCGGCTACGTGCTCCGCAAGCCCGCGCAGTAG
- a CDS encoding sensor histidine kinase, whose amino-acid sequence MKARLRSTPLRLKLVASVLVLVGVALIVISVSSAYFLRSYLVRLVDDQLHQIANDANAAAMFVNGGEVTVPTDYYGRVTAMNGVGKDPVYDAHLGQGDLPPQVEGREEIAAVAGTAYTVKSENGKIRWRMLVTVLPNNEVLHIGENLEQVDLAVKRLIWIDGLVGGAVLIMLASIGAGMVRTSLRPLDQIEQTAGAIAAGDLSRRVPDPEPGIDEPQSELGRLSRALNGMLTQIEAGFAARAASEAAARSAESVARDAALRAQASEARARNSEQRMRQFVADASHELRTPLTTIRGFAELYRQGAATDPPKLVRRIEDEAARMGLLVEDLLLLARLDRERPLDLSPVELPVLAADAVQAARAIAPDRKITLEIAPGSGPLVVTGDESRLRQVFGNLMTNALTHTPADASVTLRLRAEADADGRRVAGVVEVIDTGGGLTQEQIDRVFERFYRADAARTRTAAGTISTGLGLAIVAAIVSSHEGVVEVESTPGNGATFRVRLPLVPTELDADSDDADEELEDFPEDEGADAVASDIRPDKP is encoded by the coding sequence GTGAAGGCCCGCCTGCGCAGCACGCCGCTGCGGCTCAAGCTGGTCGCGAGCGTGCTGGTGCTGGTCGGCGTGGCGCTCATCGTGATCAGCGTCAGTAGTGCGTACTTCCTGCGGTCCTACCTGGTCCGGCTGGTCGACGACCAGTTGCACCAGATCGCGAACGACGCGAACGCGGCCGCGATGTTCGTCAACGGCGGCGAGGTAACGGTCCCGACCGACTACTACGGCCGGGTCACCGCGATGAACGGTGTCGGCAAGGACCCGGTCTACGACGCCCATCTCGGGCAGGGCGATCTTCCGCCGCAGGTCGAGGGCCGGGAGGAGATAGCCGCGGTGGCCGGCACCGCGTACACGGTGAAGTCGGAGAACGGCAAGATTCGCTGGCGCATGCTGGTCACGGTGCTGCCGAACAACGAGGTCCTGCACATCGGGGAGAACCTGGAGCAGGTCGATCTCGCGGTCAAGCGGCTGATCTGGATCGACGGGCTGGTCGGCGGCGCGGTGCTGATCATGCTGGCGTCGATCGGCGCCGGCATGGTGCGCACCAGCCTGCGGCCGCTGGATCAGATAGAGCAGACCGCGGGCGCGATCGCGGCCGGTGACCTGAGCCGCCGCGTGCCCGACCCGGAACCCGGCATCGACGAGCCGCAGAGCGAACTGGGCCGGCTGTCCCGCGCGCTGAACGGCATGCTCACCCAGATCGAGGCCGGGTTCGCGGCGCGTGCCGCGTCCGAGGCGGCGGCCCGGTCCGCAGAGAGCGTCGCGCGGGACGCGGCGCTGCGCGCGCAGGCGTCCGAGGCCCGGGCGCGCAACTCGGAGCAGCGCATGCGGCAGTTCGTGGCGGACGCGTCGCACGAGCTGCGCACGCCGTTGACCACGATCCGCGGCTTTGCGGAGCTGTACCGGCAGGGTGCGGCCACCGACCCGCCCAAGCTGGTCCGCCGGATCGAGGACGAGGCCGCGCGGATGGGCCTGCTGGTCGAGGACCTGCTGCTGCTGGCCCGGCTGGACCGGGAGCGCCCGCTGGACCTGAGCCCGGTGGAGCTGCCGGTGCTGGCCGCGGACGCGGTGCAGGCCGCGCGCGCGATCGCGCCGGACCGGAAGATCACGCTGGAGATCGCACCCGGGTCCGGGCCGCTGGTGGTGACCGGCGACGAGTCCCGGCTGCGGCAGGTCTTCGGCAACCTGATGACGAACGCGCTCACCCACACGCCGGCGGACGCGTCCGTCACGCTGCGGCTGCGCGCGGAGGCGGACGCGGACGGGCGGCGCGTCGCCGGCGTGGTCGAGGTGATCGACACCGGCGGCGGGCTGACCCAGGAGCAGATCGACCGGGTGTTCGAGCGGTTCTACCGGGCGGACGCGGCCCGCACCCGCACCGCGGCCGGCACCATCAGCACCGGGCTCGGCCTGGCGATCGTGGCGGCCATCGTCTCCTCGCACGAGGGGGTCGTCGAGGTGGAGAGCACGCCGGGTAACGGCGCCACATTCCGGGTAAGACTGCCGCTGGTGCCGACCGAACTCGACGCGGACTCGGACGACGCTGACGAAGAGCTGGAAGACTTCCCGGAGGATGAGGGTGCTGACGCGGTCGCGTCGGATATCCGCCCTGATAAGCCCTGA
- a CDS encoding S1C family serine protease — protein sequence MNEHETTPEGQQAPAGEAQGTPAEGYRHPAEGLRGPSGSSDEANRPLTSEPVTQPVPTNLVPPAATSEAGRPNYGQYPPSPWAAPAAGQTSHLPPAAAPASAQPMSQWAQPVPAGAYQPAGYPGQSHPGAHPGQNHPGQPPVPPWAGGPVGPVPPPQSSPGDRRFGRFAATAAAAVVLALGAGTVGAVTANAMDDDTPGVNTTNTANGEPAPVIDRSSLASIAAAVQDSVVSITTDTGEGSGVVLTEDGYILSNNHVVGGAQGGRVTVVFADGTKAEAQVVGTDARTDLGVVKAEGVSNLTAAKFGDSAAVKVGDTVLALGSPLGLQGSVTAGIISAKDRTIQVAGEEEQSPFGGGQQQAGQSIAGLLQTDAPINPGNSGGALVNTNGEVIGINTAIATSGQGSGSIGLGFAIPSNKAKEVSEALKTGQKVSHPFLGVSLTEAEGGGALVSSVSEDSPAQKAGIQRGDVITQIDGKAVNSSDDVITAVQAGKVGQQMTVTYKRSGAEKTATATLAEAS from the coding sequence ATGAACGAGCACGAGACCACCCCCGAGGGGCAGCAGGCCCCCGCCGGAGAGGCGCAGGGGACCCCCGCCGAGGGCTACCGGCACCCGGCCGAAGGGCTGCGGGGGCCGTCCGGCTCGAGTGACGAGGCGAACCGGCCCCTCACGTCCGAGCCCGTCACCCAGCCGGTGCCGACCAACCTCGTCCCGCCCGCGGCCACGAGCGAGGCCGGCCGGCCGAATTACGGGCAGTACCCGCCGAGCCCGTGGGCCGCACCGGCCGCCGGCCAGACGTCGCACCTGCCGCCGGCCGCGGCGCCGGCCAGCGCGCAGCCGATGTCGCAGTGGGCGCAGCCGGTCCCGGCCGGTGCCTACCAGCCCGCCGGCTACCCCGGCCAGAGCCACCCCGGCGCGCACCCCGGCCAGAACCACCCCGGTCAGCCGCCGGTGCCGCCGTGGGCCGGTGGGCCGGTGGGACCCGTGCCGCCGCCGCAGTCGTCGCCGGGTGACCGCCGGTTCGGCCGGTTCGCCGCGACCGCCGCCGCGGCCGTGGTGCTCGCGCTCGGTGCCGGCACGGTCGGCGCGGTCACCGCCAACGCGATGGACGACGACACCCCGGGCGTCAACACCACGAACACCGCGAACGGCGAGCCCGCCCCGGTGATCGACCGCTCGTCGCTCGCCTCGATCGCGGCCGCGGTGCAGGACAGTGTGGTCTCCATCACCACGGATACCGGCGAGGGCTCCGGCGTGGTGCTCACCGAGGACGGCTACATCCTCTCCAACAACCACGTTGTCGGCGGCGCGCAGGGCGGCCGGGTCACCGTTGTCTTCGCCGACGGCACGAAGGCAGAGGCCCAGGTCGTGGGTACGGACGCGCGTACCGACCTCGGTGTGGTCAAGGCGGAGGGCGTCTCCAACCTGACCGCCGCGAAGTTCGGCGACAGCGCGGCCGTCAAGGTCGGCGACACGGTGCTCGCGCTCGGCAGCCCGCTCGGCCTTCAGGGCTCGGTCACCGCCGGCATCATCTCGGCCAAGGACCGGACCATCCAGGTCGCCGGCGAGGAGGAGCAGAGCCCGTTCGGCGGTGGCCAGCAGCAGGCCGGCCAGTCCATCGCGGGGCTGCTGCAGACCGACGCGCCGATCAACCCGGGCAACTCCGGCGGTGCGCTGGTCAACACGAACGGTGAGGTGATCGGCATCAACACCGCGATCGCCACCTCCGGTCAGGGCAGCGGCTCGATCGGCCTCGGCTTCGCGATCCCGAGCAACAAGGCCAAGGAGGTCTCCGAGGCGCTGAAGACCGGGCAGAAGGTCAGCCACCCGTTCCTCGGCGTCAGCCTGACCGAGGCGGAGGGCGGCGGCGCGCTGGTCAGCAGCGTCAGCGAGGACAGCCCGGCGCAGAAGGCCGGCATCCAGCGCGGTGACGTTATCACCCAGATCGACGGCAAGGCCGTGAACAGCTCGGACGACGTGATCACCGCGGTGCAGGCGGGCAAGGTCGGCCAGCAGATGACGGTCACCTACAAGCGCAGTGGCGCGGAGAAGACCGCGACCGCGACGCTCGCCGAGGCCTCCTGA